GACTTTGCAGGATTCTGATTAGGGTATAGTTAACCCAAGTTTACCAATATGCAAATGTGTGGAATCAAAGCTTGGCCATCAAGAAAGACTTACGGCAGATAATCTATAACGATAGGTCGACTTACGTAAATATGGATGTTTGCTTGAAAAGGAACAATAAAGCCGAAAGCCCAGCAACCGGCGTTGACCGGAAGGTTTTGGAACGTCGCATTAGTCGAGTTTATGGCCGCATACGAATAGTATATTGGTATTGGCTGAGTAAAATCGTATTTATCTAACATGCAAGGAACTATATAAAAAGTGAAGGTAGAATTTGAAACCAGGCTTCCAGAAAGTACACCGTAGGAATCAAAAGTTACCCAGTCGCTGCTGGTGCTATTCAGTACGAACCAACCACCTTTAAAAACTACACTTTCTCCTGTAGGAGGCGAGTGTACTGGAGAAGGTCTAGGATACAATACATATATCCAGCTTGACGCTAGTAGAATTAATAAAACAATTGAAGAAATCTTCCAAAAACGGATTCCCATATAAAACACTCTCATCTTTCAACTTTATAACTTTTAACAATGTGAATATGAGAATGCAAGTGCTCCATTAGCTGCTCCAGTTAGGGAGTCGAGGTACCATATTCCAAAATAACCTGGAAAGTAATAGGTGTATACTTGTGAGCTTGAAGTGGTGACAGTGAAGTCAATCAACCCATTTGTGGAGTATTGCACACCTTTATAAGAGGCGGAAATTGAAAATGATTCTTCGGCTATAACTGTATTCGATACCTGAACAGACGTGGATACTCCTGGGCATGTATTTCGATAGCCATCATTATTTGTCGTGTAACCATTACTGAAGGTTATCGAAGGGTAATAGTTACCCGACTGCTTATCTAGGTATATGAAACTAGTTATCTCGTTTGTGTCACTTTGACTCCCTGCAGGTAACAGTGTATAGGGTATTACCTTGTTCGAGTGGTAGGTATCCTTGGCGACATACGGTCCAGGGCACGGTTGATCTTTTCCTTCACCAGCAACTAGCCTATTGTAACCATAATAGTATGTCCAATTATCTAAGCTGAAGAGCCCCACGGCTTGGCCGTTTTGTGCCGAAATAGTATTAGCTAATGAAGATTGAGAGCTGGATGTTATTCCGGCTGTACTAAAGGCTGCGTATACAGATGTTGAGCTGGTGCCAGTGGCAGAACCACCATACGGAGAGTTCAACAGTATGATCGGTGTCCAGTACTGAGTTGTAAAGATAGGATTCCCAAGCGTGCATTGCCAATGCGAGGTTTGGAGATATGGATCAGACTTGGCTACAAAGAGATTAGGCACGTTAACAAGCATTACAATGACGAAGCTAAAATACATGACTCTTAAAATAATTCTTTTCAACAAGCTAAACGAATCAGTCAGACATATATATATTGAAATGGTAAAAATCAGTACTTATTGACGAAAATTTCTATAAAGAGCTTTTATATATCTAGTTAAGGTTCGTTAGAGTGCGGGAAGCAGATGACATATACTGGCAATAACGACGGTACGTAATCTGTCAGAGGAAAGAGTTGCATCACATTTTTCACTGATGCTGGTCTAAAAAAAATTTCTGTCACACTAATGCCGACGTTTGGACCGCTCTCAACCATGCCTGATCACAAAATAACACAGAAGATATTCTAGCGAGCATATGGATAAGGGGTGGACAGTAGAACCCTCATCAATTTTTTCTGTTCCTGTATGCTCGAATTCATGCCTAGGTTTAGCACGTTATGCCGTCGGATACAAGGCAGGATTTGTCACTTGTGTTGATCGAACAGAATACACTAAATCCCTGTGAAAAAGTTTTCACAACTATATATCCTCTTTATATTTGTCAGACCTATGCAACAACTAGAGAAACAACCTTCTTCTACTTTATTCATATAGTTGCCTGAAAGGTTCATGTTTCTTTCAACACTGTTACTTTCCAGCATACCAGATTCAGATACTTAACAATGATGATGTGACAAATTAAAAAATCCAGGTCAAGCTTCTCCGCGAAAACATCGAACGCAGCCAAGTGAAGCATGATTTGATTCTCGTTCATACCAGGTCTTCGAAATACTTATTTAGTCTATTATACTTAATAGGTATTTATGACCAAATGGATTCCCAACTGGCTTGCCGAGGTCTATTCAAAGCTATTCATTTCTTTCCGTTCTTCGCCGTTTACAGTAAGGCAGGCAGAAGAGGCAGGAGTCAAAGACCCTCAGGTCACTCTGCCCAGGCTAGCCAGGTATGGGTGGATAAGAAGGATTCACAGGGGCGAATACATCGTTTCTGAGCCGGTTGTCACCATCATCTCAAGTTTTCATGCGGACTGGAGGGAAATGGTCAGACAGCAGGAATACGTCCCTTTACTTGAATCGATTTTGGAAAGACTTCTTGATGGTTATGGTCAGAGACTGAAGGGATTGATACTTTTTGGATCAGTAGCCAGAGGAAAGGCCAGACCAGAGAGCGATTTAGACCTTATTGTAGTTGCTGAAGGGATGCCTGAAAGGTACGGAGATAGAGTAAGAAAGACGCTCTCGATGCTATCTTCGCTTGAGACTATAAAAAGGGAAACCTACTATAAGAAGATGGCACTCCATCCGAACATAGACCTGATACTTATCGACAAAAAGGAATTTGGGATTCCTTCAGCGTTTTACCTTGACGTGGTGATGGAGGGAATAATAATGTTTGAAAGAGAAAATTTCATAAAAGACACACTGGAGAAGATCAGGACAGAATTCAAAAAAATCGGCGCTGCGCGCGTTGAGCATCCCGATGGGAGATGGCACTGGATAATTCCGACTGCTAGGAGAGCATAGTCAATGGATATGTTCAGGCTCGCTGCAGATTATCTTAGGGGTGCAAGGTCAAGGCTAAAAGATGCAGAGTCTGCTCTAAGGAGAGGCGATTACCCCGAAGTTGTAAGGTACAGTCAGGAAGCTGTTGAACTTTCGTTGAAGGCATGTCTTAGACTGATTGGTGTAGAGTACCCGAAGGTGCATGACGTCAGCGATGAACTGAACATAAACAGCTCCAGATTCCCATCATGGTTTTCAGAGAGGGTTGAAGAGCTAGCCGTCATCTCTGCGGAACTGGCTAACAAGAGGGCTGCAAGCATGTACGGTGTAGAGGCTGCCGGAAAGGGACCTAGTGATCTCTTCGATAGAAAGGAAGCGGATCTGAGCCTAAAGCAGGCCAGGAAAGTCTACGAAAATGCGGAGAAATTATACAAAGAGATAGCCAGCAAGTAAAGCCTAAGAACAATATACAAAACCAGCCTTTCATGGCTGGGATCTGCTTTTGATAATTTCTGATTGAACTTTCAGGCTGGTTCCCCATTGCATACAGACATGACCTATCAGTAAGAGATCTGACTACGTTCCTAGGGCAAAACGATAGGATAATGAGCTTCAGAAAGGATATTGTTGGAGATGTACTGATTCGAATTTGCAGATACAATCGACATAAAACGCGGAAACGACCAAGATGCGTCAAAAGGATTGCAGCTGAATCGAAATGAAACAGACAGATAATACATGTCTGGAAAAGACCAAGTTCACTGAGCAAACCTAATATACTATACCAAAGAAAAGCCGCCTGAGGAGGCCCTTTCGGTTCAGCTACCACTGTGACCAGAACCTAGCTAGGTGGTCTGAACAGGGTGGTTTGAGAATTGGATATAAAGCTTGAAAGGGTCTCTGAATGCATATGGGAGATTCCGAAGTCCTTCAGCCCCTCGATGAGAGTTCCAGCTAGGATATTTGCTGACGATGTCCTCATAAATAAGATGAAAGAAGACAGAACGCTTCTTCAGGCTGCGAATGTAGCCAGCCTTCCTGGGCTTTACAAATATTCAATAGCGCTGCCAGATGCGCATGAAGGATACGGCTTTCCGATAGGAGGGGTTGCTGCTGAAGATGCGGAGGAAGGGGTTATTTCACCCGGGGGAATAGGATACGATATAAACTGCGGTGTGAGATTGGTCAGGACCAACCTAACAGAAGATGAAGTAAGACCGAGGCTGTCAGAGCTTACAGACCAGCTTTACAACCTTATACCCAGCGGTGTTGGCAGCGAAGGAAGGCTTCATTTCTCGCCAGATGGTCTCTCCGTAGTTGCAGAAGGAGGCGCATCATGGGCCGTTGAAAACGGCTATGGCTGGAATCAGGATATAGAGCACGCAGAAGAAAGGGGAAGGCTGGACTGGGCTGATTTCTCAAAGGTCTCACAGACAGCAAGGAAGAGAGGTGCTGACCAGCTGGGGACCCTAGGCAGTGGAAACCACTTTGTCGAAATAGAAAAGGTTGACAGAATCTTCGACGAGAGAGCAGCCAAGGCGATGGGCATAACCCAGGAGGGCCAGATATTAGCTCTGGTTCATACAGGTTCGAGGGGCTTTGGGCATCAGACATGCAGCGACTATCTTAGGGTGATGGAGGGGGTGATGAGGAGATACGACATAAAGTTGCCTGACAGAGAGCTTGCCTGCGGGCCTGTTAAAGCAAAGGAGACGGAAGATTATCTGGGAGCCATGGCATCAGCAGCCAACTTCGCATGGGTGAACAGACAGGTTATAACCCACAGGATAAGAGAAGCTTTCAAAAATGTCTTCAAAACAGATGCAGAGAAGCTTGATATGCACCTTGTCTACGATGTCTGCCACAACATAGTGAAGAGGGAAGAGCATTACATAGACGGAGTGAAAAGAGTAGTATATGTGCACAGAAAAGGCGCAACCAGGGCTTTTCCGGCAGGTTCCAGCTACATCCCTGCTGACTACAGGCAGATAGGGCAGCCAGTGCTTATTCCTGGAAGCATGGGTACAGCTTCATGGGTGCTGAAGGGCGGAGAGGCAAGTATGGATCTGACCTTCGGCAGTGCAGCGCACGGAGCAGGCAGGTTCATGAGCAGGTCTGCTGCAAAGAGAAAGCATGTCTATAACGAGCTTGTGGGAGGTCTTCATCAGAAGGGGATAATGATAAGAGCATCCAGCAGGGATACCGTGCTGGAAGAGTCGCCCGATGCCTACAAGGATGTTGACAACGTTGTAGAAGTCACGCATAGACTTGGCCTTGCTACAAAGGTGGTCAGAATGACACCGATAGGGGTAGTGAAAGGCTGAATGAATCAGGTTTATTTATCTATCCTGAAATGATGATGCTGGTGTGCAAGTGAACTGATTTGATGGATTCTACAGAGGATAGCCTTCAACAGCAGGATCAGGAACAGGAGCAGAAGCTATCGGTAACGTTTGCAGGCAAGCTGAAGGGCTACAGGGTAATTGTCGAAAGGTCTGATATTTCAAAGGAGCTTACAAAGAGGGGGCTGGGGGACGAAGAAGCAGACTTCATTTCCCTGAGAATTTATGAAGCTATGTATATGGTCAGGCAGGGCTGGCTCAGCGTCAGTGATGCGGAAAACAACGCTGTATCATTCCAGACTCTGGTGGCTAGATGCCTCTCTGAGGATAAGAGAGGCTGGACAAAGTTTCTTGTCTACAGGGACCTTAGAAGTAGGGGATATGTCGTTAGAGAAGGCTATGGCATTCGCTCTGACCTCAGGGTCTACGACAGGGGAGACTATCCATCAACTCCAGCGAAATACACTGTACTCCCGATCAACGAAGGCGAAAAGGTCAGACTTTCGGAACTGGAGAAGATGCTGGAAAGAGTATACATGATGGGTAAGGAAGCAATCGTTGCAGTGGTTGAAAGGAGAGGCGAGATAATTTATTACAGGGCATCACGCATGAATTTCTCGAAGAACTGAGACCAGATGAACGTTTACTCCTATTTTAGGCTCATCAGACCTGTCAACGCCGTTATGATAGGCTTTGCAGTGCTGGTGGGAGAAGCTGTAGCTTCTTCAACCCTGAAACTCAACCTTACCACTTTGTTTGGATTTCTGACTGGCTTCTGCATAACTGCATATTCGATGGTCATAAACGATATCTTCGACAGAGAGGTTGACAGGGCAAATAACAGATCAGACAGGCCGATAGCATCGAGGTTGATAGCTGTCAGAAACGCTTGGATGTATTCGATGATACTTCTTCTTATGGGGTTAACTTTCTCTCTACTTACAGGCCTTGCCACATTTATCATAGCTCTGGCTTTTGCTGGTGTATCAATACTGTACAACTACAGGCTGAAAGAAACCGGGTTGTTAGGCAATGTATCAGTTGCACTTTCGATGACCATCCCGTTCATTTACGGAGGTATTCTGGTCGGAAGAGGCTTGAATATGCTCCTTGATATGATGGCTCTTACAGCATTTCTTGCAGGAGTTGGTAGAGAGGTGATCAAGGGCATCACCGACGTTGAGGGAGATGCCCTGAGAAACGTCAGGAGCATAGCTAGGGTAAAAGGTGTAAAGATAGCATCGGTCGTAGGAGGGGCTCTCTTTCTATTGGCAGTGGTGACAAGCCAGATACCAACACTTATGGGCAGAGTCAATTCACCCTACCTCATTGTAATAGGAATTACTGATATGGTCTTCATATTTCTGGCTGCTTATATAATCAGCGACAGTGGTAAAGCGAAGAGGGTGAAGAATTTGGCCCTGCTTGGCATGCTCCTTGGCCTGATAGGTTTCATACTTCAGGGTGTTCTTCCATGATGTGGGCTGAGAAGCACAAACCTGTCTCTCTCGAAGCGATGGTGGGTAACGAAGAGGCAAGGACGATAGTCTACGACTGGTTGATGAACTGGAAGCTAGGGATGAAGCCACTGCTTCTTGTTGGGCCGCCCGGCGTGGGAAAGACAACGATGGCCTATGCTGCTGCTAGGCAGCAGGGTTTTGTCCTCCTGGAGCTCAATGCCAGCGATACCAGGACCAAGGCAGAATTGTCAAAGAGGCTGCAGTCAGTCGTATCTGCCAGTCTCATGGCAGAGAACAGAATGCTTCTTCTGGATGAGGTTGACGGTCTCTATGGCAGAGCCGATTATGGAGGGCTTGAATACCTTGTAGATCATCTGGAAGACCTGCCTGTTCCTGCTATTCTTACAGCTAATGACCCTGATTCAGAGCAGGTGAAGAAGCTGGCTAAGAAGGCAAGGCTGGTAAGGATGTTCAGGATACCCTCCAGACTTGCAGAACTGTATCTTCGGAGAGTGCTCGATGCTGAGGGCAAAACTCTGGACGATGAACAGATAAGAAATCTGGTAAACGCAGCTGCAGGGGATATGAGGACACTGCTCAACACCGCTCAGGTTGTAGCGGAATCGGGAAGCAGGCAGGTATCAGAGAAAGAGGTGACCTACACTTTAAGCCAGGCAGTATCTCTGGCTTCATCTTCTGCAGATTTTGAAGAAGCTCTTTCCTACATGCAGAACTGTGATGCAGACCCTGACGAAAAGCTGTCTGCATGCTTCAATGCGGTAGTTTCGTCCAGAATGGATGAAGAATCGAGGAGGAAGGCGCTGAGATACCTTGCTGAAGCTAATCTGCTGCTCAAGAGACTGAAATCTACTCAGCAATGGCGTCAGCTTAGATACTTTGACAGATTATTGGTGGCCTCAATACTTGGCAGCAAGGTCTCTTTTTCACAGTCGAGCGATACCCTGCCTTTTCCTCTCAAGCTGAGAATATGGAACGATTCCAAGCAGCTGAAGTCGTTTGTGTCGATGCTTTCGAAGCAGCTTCATGTCTCCACATCTGAGATCTCTGCCAACCTTCTTTCCTACTTTCTCATCATAATTTCGAAATCTGAAGACGGACTGAAAGGTTGGGCTTTGCGACAGAACCTCTCCCAGCCCGAACTGAACGTTCTGGAA
This portion of the Conexivisphaerales archaeon genome encodes:
- a CDS encoding UbiA family prenyltransferase codes for the protein MNVYSYFRLIRPVNAVMIGFAVLVGEAVASSTLKLNLTTLFGFLTGFCITAYSMVINDIFDREVDRANNRSDRPIASRLIAVRNAWMYSMILLLMGLTFSLLTGLATFIIALAFAGVSILYNYRLKETGLLGNVSVALSMTIPFIYGGILVGRGLNMLLDMMALTAFLAGVGREVIKGITDVEGDALRNVRSIARVKGVKIASVVGGALFLLAVVTSQIPTLMGRVNSPYLIVIGITDMVFIFLAAYIISDSGKAKRVKNLALLGMLLGLIGFILQGVLP
- a CDS encoding RtcB family protein, producing the protein MDIKLERVSECIWEIPKSFSPSMRVPARIFADDVLINKMKEDRTLLQAANVASLPGLYKYSIALPDAHEGYGFPIGGVAAEDAEEGVISPGGIGYDINCGVRLVRTNLTEDEVRPRLSELTDQLYNLIPSGVGSEGRLHFSPDGLSVVAEGGASWAVENGYGWNQDIEHAEERGRLDWADFSKVSQTARKRGADQLGTLGSGNHFVEIEKVDRIFDERAAKAMGITQEGQILALVHTGSRGFGHQTCSDYLRVMEGVMRRYDIKLPDRELACGPVKAKETEDYLGAMASAANFAWVNRQVITHRIREAFKNVFKTDAEKLDMHLVYDVCHNIVKREEHYIDGVKRVVYVHRKGATRAFPAGSSYIPADYRQIGQPVLIPGSMGTASWVLKGGEASMDLTFGSAAHGAGRFMSRSAAKRKHVYNELVGGLHQKGIMIRASSRDTVLEESPDAYKDVDNVVEVTHRLGLATKVVRMTPIGVVKG
- a CDS encoding nucleotidyltransferase domain-containing protein; this encodes MTKWIPNWLAEVYSKLFISFRSSPFTVRQAEEAGVKDPQVTLPRLARYGWIRRIHRGEYIVSEPVVTIISSFHADWREMVRQQEYVPLLESILERLLDGYGQRLKGLILFGSVARGKARPESDLDLIVVAEGMPERYGDRVRKTLSMLSSLETIKRETYYKKMALHPNIDLILIDKKEFGIPSAFYLDVVMEGIIMFERENFIKDTLEKIRTEFKKIGAARVEHPDGRWHWIIPTARRA
- a CDS encoding AAA family ATPase — its product is MMWAEKHKPVSLEAMVGNEEARTIVYDWLMNWKLGMKPLLLVGPPGVGKTTMAYAAARQQGFVLLELNASDTRTKAELSKRLQSVVSASLMAENRMLLLDEVDGLYGRADYGGLEYLVDHLEDLPVPAILTANDPDSEQVKKLAKKARLVRMFRIPSRLAELYLRRVLDAEGKTLDDEQIRNLVNAAAGDMRTLLNTAQVVAESGSRQVSEKEVTYTLSQAVSLASSSADFEEALSYMQNCDADPDEKLSACFNAVVSSRMDEESRRKALRYLAEANLLLKRLKSTQQWRQLRYFDRLLVASILGSKVSFSQSSDTLPFPLKLRIWNDSKQLKSFVSMLSKQLHVSTSEISANLLSYFLIIISKSEDGLKGWALRQNLSQPELNVLEKELKSVISALNR
- the endA gene encoding tRNA-intron lyase, translated to MDSTEDSLQQQDQEQEQKLSVTFAGKLKGYRVIVERSDISKELTKRGLGDEEADFISLRIYEAMYMVRQGWLSVSDAENNAVSFQTLVARCLSEDKRGWTKFLVYRDLRSRGYVVREGYGIRSDLRVYDRGDYPSTPAKYTVLPINEGEKVRLSELEKMLERVYMMGKEAIVAVVERRGEIIYYRASRMNFSKN
- a CDS encoding HEPN domain-containing protein, with product MDMFRLAADYLRGARSRLKDAESALRRGDYPEVVRYSQEAVELSLKACLRLIGVEYPKVHDVSDELNINSSRFPSWFSERVEELAVISAELANKRAASMYGVEAAGKGPSDLFDRKEADLSLKQARKVYENAEKLYKEIASK